The following coding sequences lie in one Apium graveolens cultivar Ventura chromosome 1, ASM990537v1, whole genome shotgun sequence genomic window:
- the LOC141672665 gene encoding uncharacterized protein LOC141672665: MEIDKVYEDTDDVLLSNERPPPSEFLDSFWISKSSPSFQVDSASGTSTMVQFQNSSPENGGLGGLLPAFDKEENGNEEYEPCFHQPEKKRRLSADQVKYLEESFEVENKLEPDRKVQLAKDLGLQPRQIAIWFQNRRARYKTKQLEKDYDCLKESYDQLKDDHDRLAKENEKLRLEVESLKRKLPVAEKRPNPLNMTNSEEPRATEMPHSSSMSQNVIGANVMVIKQEDANSAKSDVFDSESPHCADTNLVSVFEPVDSSRVLDQDLSDFSQDHEDDSRILPPPCLPKLKIESYEDLNADTCNLGSSVDDQTFWFWS, translated from the exons ATGGAGATTGATAAAGTTTATGAAGACACTGATGATGTGTTGCTTTCCAATGAAAGGCCACCACCTTCTGAGTTTCTTGATTCCTTCTGGATTTCTAAGTCTTCCCCTTCTTTTCAAG TGGACTCTGCTTCTGGCACCTCAACTATGGTTCAATTTCAAAATTCCTCACCTGAAAATGGTGGACTTGGGGGTTTGTTACCAGCATTTGACAAAGAAGAGAATGGTAATGAGGAGTATGAACCTTGCTTTCATCAACCCGAAAAGAAGCGGCGACTTTCAGCTGATCAGGTTAAGTATCTCGAGGAGAGCTTTGAGGTTGAAAACAAGCTTGAACCTGATAGGAAAGTCCAACTTGCTAAGGATCTTGGTTTGCAGCCTAGGCAGATTGCTATATGGTTTCAAAACCGGCGAGCTCGATATAAAACCAAACAGCTTGAGAAGGATTATGATTGCTTGAAAGAAAGTTATGATCAGCTCAAAGATGATCATGATAGGCTAGCCAAAGAGAATGAGAAATTGAGGCTTGAG GTTGAATCACTCAAACGAAAACTGCCGGTGGCAGAGAAGAGGCCTAATCCTCTTAATATGACAAATTCGGAAGAACCACGAGCAACAGAGATGCCACATTCAAGTTCAATGTCTCAGAATGTAATCGGTGCAAATGTGATGGTTATCAAACAGGAGGATGCAAATTCAGCCAAGAGCGATGTCTTTGATTCAGAGAGTCCACATTGTGCTGATACAAACCTTGTATCCGTATTTGAGCCTGTTGATTCTTCCCGAGTTTTGGATCAAGACCTGTCTGATTTCTCCCAAGACCATGAAGATGACTCCAGGATTTTGCCACCTCCATGTCTCCCAAAGCTCAAAATCGAATCTTATGAGGACTTAAATGCAGACACTTGCAATCTGGGTAGTTCTGTTGATGATCAAACCTTTTGGTTTTGGTCTTAA